From Fibrobacter sp., one genomic window encodes:
- a CDS encoding TerD family protein — MINLQKNQVIDLAKSDDSNKLEDITVGMGWLIASQSKNATSTITKSRPAPGFMNKLRGWFGLEQTMETYTETVTVEKSQFEYDLDASCVELKENGTLFGSCMEYSTVYFGRKNGTGITHGGDCLVGGDGDSDDETIKINLNVVNAPRIVVFMNIYKASSRRQSFANLDKAYIRIYNTKNGKEICRYNIADDLDQTATALVLGELYKSGSEWKFKAIGQCMKADYVSDAVSYIVKSNKKWK, encoded by the coding sequence ATGATTAATTTGCAAAAGAATCAGGTTATCGATCTCGCCAAGAGCGATGACTCGAATAAGCTTGAAGACATCACTGTCGGAATGGGTTGGCTGATTGCATCGCAGTCAAAGAACGCCACATCTACCATTACCAAATCTAGACCTGCGCCGGGCTTCATGAATAAGCTCCGTGGTTGGTTCGGGCTTGAACAGACCATGGAAACTTACACAGAAACCGTTACGGTTGAAAAAAGCCAGTTTGAATACGATCTGGATGCGTCCTGTGTCGAACTCAAGGAAAATGGTACGCTGTTTGGATCCTGCATGGAATACAGCACTGTTTACTTTGGCCGTAAGAATGGTACCGGAATTACGCATGGTGGCGACTGTCTGGTCGGTGGGGATGGCGATTCTGATGATGAAACCATCAAGATCAACCTGAATGTTGTCAATGCGCCACGCATTGTCGTATTCATGAACATTTACAAGGCGTCTTCCCGTAGACAGTCGTTTGCCAATCTCGACAAGGCTTACATCCGCATCTACAATACAAAGAATGGCAAGGAAATTTGTCGTTACAACATTGCAGATGATCTGGACCAGACCGCTACTGCCTTGGTGCTTGGCGAATTGTACAAGTCCGGCTCTGAATGGAAATTCAAGGCTATTGGTCAGTGCATGAAGGCTGACTATGTGTCTGACGCCGTGTCCTACATTGTCAAGTCCAATAAAAAATGGAAATAA
- a CDS encoding TerD family protein, giving the protein MSISLEKGVNHVIEKTTQTANVGLGWDVNSKAGNGNDFDLDAAVFALNENDKLDKESNFVYFNNKHPGIGIDHSGDNLTGEGDGDDEVITVDFSKVPATVKKIAVVVSIYKGAERHQNFGQVKNAFVRLVDTTNGANTEQLRFDLTEDYSGDTAIHMADLYRHNDGWKMKAIGEGIKGDLSTFLQQYK; this is encoded by the coding sequence ATGTCTATTAGTTTGGAAAAAGGCGTGAATCACGTCATCGAAAAGACCACCCAGACCGCAAATGTTGGACTTGGATGGGACGTTAACAGCAAGGCTGGCAATGGCAATGATTTTGATCTTGATGCAGCCGTGTTTGCCCTGAACGAAAACGACAAGCTGGACAAGGAATCCAACTTTGTGTATTTCAACAACAAGCATCCGGGCATTGGTATTGACCATAGTGGCGATAACCTGACTGGTGAAGGTGATGGCGATGATGAAGTCATTACCGTGGATTTCTCCAAGGTTCCCGCAACCGTTAAGAAGATTGCCGTTGTTGTCAGCATCTATAAGGGCGCTGAACGTCACCAGAATTTTGGTCAGGTGAAGAATGCGTTTGTTCGTTTGGTTGACACCACAAATGGCGCCAATACTGAACAGCTCCGTTTTGACCTCACTGAAGATTACTCCGGCGACACCGCCATTCACATGGCCGACCTGTATCGTCATAACGATGGCTGGAAAATGAAGGCTATCGGCGAAGGCATTAAGGGTGACCTGTCCACATTCCTTCAGCAGTACAAGTAA
- a CDS encoding TerD family protein, with protein sequence MGTINLKKGGKIELSKGLTHAMVGLGWTANSFDGADFDLDASVFLLNDKDKMQSDEDLVFYNNPEHSSGAVRHGGDDRVGGDGSSDDEQIFIDFDKIPSYVSKLEIVVTIYEWKTRKQNFGQVERAYLRLVSTNGENVVDGNEELRFDLSEDYSTNTSILMATLYRQGRIWKFTSRGVGYNEGLGAFIKRYGNSYQNGD encoded by the coding sequence ATGGGTACAATCAATCTTAAAAAAGGCGGCAAGATCGAACTTAGCAAGGGCTTGACTCATGCTATGGTCGGTCTTGGCTGGACCGCCAATTCGTTCGATGGTGCTGACTTTGACTTGGATGCATCCGTCTTCCTGTTGAATGACAAGGATAAGATGCAGTCAGATGAAGACCTCGTGTTTTACAACAACCCGGAACATAGCAGCGGTGCCGTAAGGCATGGTGGCGATGATCGTGTTGGTGGCGATGGTTCTTCCGATGACGAACAAATCTTTATCGATTTCGATAAGATCCCGAGTTACGTAAGCAAGCTTGAAATCGTGGTTACCATTTATGAATGGAAGACCCGTAAGCAGAACTTTGGTCAGGTTGAACGTGCGTATCTTCGTCTGGTATCGACAAACGGCGAAAATGTCGTTGATGGCAACGAAGAATTGCGCTTTGACTTGAGTGAAGACTATTCTACTAATACTAGCATCCTTATGGCAACGCTGTATCGTCAGGGCCGTATCTGGAAATTCACGTCCAGAGGTGTTGGCTACAACGAAGGTCTCGGTGCGTTCATCAAACGCTACGGGAATTCTTACCAGAATGGTGACTAG